In Tachypleus tridentatus isolate NWPU-2018 chromosome 7, ASM421037v1, whole genome shotgun sequence, a genomic segment contains:
- the LOC143256552 gene encoding uncharacterized protein LOC143256552, which yields MWRKVLPVMITITLIKHKGGVMCEGAKESPLTHDVLDLVVEPSYHSVKLRWSYFNPSYPKRFRVSLCEISEWSFLPQCSERFLSVKEEKPSSNNQDVIISREKGIYETEINGLRMFTNYTLSINPEYDVTLSGSGWKDDSRQNLVLPRSVSITTKGFSARASQCLPNASEVVVNTGPFFGGKIAVEDNNDQRCAVNGNRSSPQHSYALNIVHDICGSKVVNNSRVDTMIVVHENRNIITQNSRRYLVQCNLIPKAFTIRAAVYVPKPHKNGLNIKPVDQDKDIKTPDQYKNMELSDRDIKMNSVDDDASDTRNDIFTYDNYKLNNVRDSRFLAQQSASVDKTVETTDSNAIGQLTLMVILVIAAVVGCAAAMWWVLISKKRGETDMKPAITTGSYIRFSPDNDTLMQEVVQDDVAYSTPVTLKSVKSLPEVYSLN from the exons ACGTTCTAGATTTAGTTGTGGAGCCTAGCTACCATTCTGTTAAATTACGCTGGAGCTACTTTAACCCTTCCTATCCAAAACGGTTCAGAGTCAGTCTGTGTGAAATTTCTGAATGGAGTTTTCTGCCTCAGTGCTCAGAACGTTTTCTCTCTGTAAAGGAAGAAAAACCCTCAAGCAACAACCAAGACGTGATTATTAGTCGTGAGAAAGGAATATATGAAACAGAAATTAATGGCTTGAGAATGTTCACAAACTATACCCTTTCTATAAACCCAGAGTATGACGTCACTCTCAGTGGTTCTGGATGGAAAGATGATAGTCGACAGAACCTGGTACTCCCGAGAAGTGTCAGCATTACTACAAAAGGAT TTTCTGCTAGAGCGAGCCAGTGTTTACCAAACGCGTCAGAAGTCGTCGTTAACACAGGACCGTTTTTTGGCGGGAAAATTGCTGTGGAAGACAACAACGACCAAAGATGTGCTGTAAACGGGAACAGAAGCAGTCCTCAACACTCTTATGCACTCAACATAGTCCATGATATATGTGGAAGTAAAGTAGTG aacaaTTCTAGGGTAGATACAATGATTGTGGTCCATGAAAACAGGAATATTATCACCCAGAACTCACGACGATATTTGGTTCAATGCAACCTGATACCGAAAGCTTTCACCATCCGAGCTGC CGTCTATGTTCCAAAACCCCACAAAAATGGTTTAAACATTAAGCCTGTGGATCAGGATAAAGACATTAAAACTCCAGATCAGTATAAAAACATGGAATTGTCGGATCGCGACATAAAGATGAATTCGGTGGATGATGATGCCAGCGATACCAGAAATGACATTTTTACCTATGATAACTATAAGCTAAACAATGTCAGGGACTCGAGATTTTTGGCCCAGCAAAGTGCATCGGTGGACAAAACTGTTGAGACAACAG ATTCTAACGCTATTGGACAGCTTACTTTGATGGTTATCCTGGTAATTGCAGCAGTTGTAGGATGTGCTGCCGCCATGTGGTGGGTATTAATATCAAAGAAACGGGGCGAAACGGATATGAAGCCAGCGATTACGACGGGGTCATACATAAGGTTTTCACCAGACAATGACACTTTGATGCAAGAAGTCGTACAGGACGACGTAGCCTATTCGACACCTGTAACATTGAAGTCAGTGAAATCACTACCAGAAGTTTACTCTTTGAACTAA